One Burkholderia pyrrocinia DNA segment encodes these proteins:
- a CDS encoding 2,4'-dihydroxyacetophenone dioxygenase family protein, giving the protein MVDQAVAEFWQNIAPIANPFKPDALPEAYIANAATDDERYYVPFTETVSSRPLWISPSQNKWCDILMAKEAGLVNRHYHPHEVFAYTLSGKWGYLEHEWTATKGDFVYETPGEGHTLVAFDHPEPMRAFFIVKGPLIWLDDEGNPDGYFDVHSYIAMCKAHYEKVGLGAQAIEKLFR; this is encoded by the coding sequence GTGGTCGACCAAGCCGTAGCCGAATTCTGGCAAAACATTGCGCCGATTGCCAATCCGTTCAAGCCCGATGCGCTGCCCGAAGCGTATATCGCGAACGCGGCCACCGACGACGAACGTTATTACGTTCCGTTCACCGAAACGGTTTCGTCGCGGCCGCTGTGGATCTCGCCGTCGCAGAACAAATGGTGCGACATCCTGATGGCGAAGGAAGCGGGGCTCGTGAACCGGCACTATCACCCGCACGAGGTGTTCGCATACACGCTGTCCGGCAAATGGGGCTACCTGGAACACGAATGGACCGCGACGAAGGGCGATTTCGTGTACGAGACGCCGGGCGAAGGCCACACGCTCGTCGCGTTCGACCATCCCGAGCCGATGCGCGCGTTCTTCATCGTCAAGGGGCCGCTGATCTGGCTCGACGACGAAGGCAACCCCGACGGCTATTTCGACGTGCATTCGTACATCGCGATGTGCAAGGCCCACTACGAGAAGGTCGGCCTCGGCGCGCAGGCGATCGAGAAGCTGTTCCGCTGA